A window of the Proteus terrae subsp. cibarius genome harbors these coding sequences:
- the leuB gene encoding 3-isopropylmalate dehydrogenase: MSKNYHIAVLPGDGIGPEVMAQAQKVMKAISERFSLNITTKEYDIGGIAIDNHGTPLPADTLAGCEQADAILFGSVGGPKWEHLPANEQPERGALLPLRKHFKLFCNLRPARLYEGLEAYCPLRSDIAQRGFDILCVRELTGGIYFGQPKGREGEGAQERAFDTEVYHRYEIERIARFAFESARKRRHKVTSIDKANVLQSSILWREVVTGIAKEYPDVEIQHMYIDNATMQLIKDPSQFDVLLCSNIFGDILSDECAMITGSMGMLPSASVNEERFGLYEPAGGSAPDIAGKNIANPIAQIMSAALLLRYSFNEDNAAQAIEDAITQVLAEGYRTADLAGNGSAITTAEMGDRIAQYIREGA, from the coding sequence ATGTCAAAAAATTATCATATTGCAGTATTACCCGGAGATGGTATTGGCCCTGAAGTCATGGCTCAAGCACAAAAAGTGATGAAGGCGATCAGTGAGCGTTTCTCACTTAATATCACAACAAAAGAATATGATATCGGTGGCATTGCCATTGATAATCATGGCACTCCGTTACCAGCAGATACCTTAGCTGGTTGTGAACAAGCTGATGCAATTTTATTTGGTTCAGTAGGTGGCCCTAAATGGGAACATTTACCTGCAAATGAACAGCCAGAACGTGGGGCTTTATTGCCATTACGCAAGCATTTTAAATTGTTCTGCAATTTACGCCCAGCACGCTTATATGAAGGCTTAGAAGCCTACTGCCCATTACGTTCTGATATCGCCCAACGTGGTTTTGATATTTTATGTGTACGTGAATTAACAGGCGGTATCTACTTCGGTCAGCCTAAAGGTCGTGAAGGTGAAGGCGCACAAGAGCGTGCTTTTGATACTGAAGTTTATCATCGTTATGAGATTGAACGTATTGCACGCTTTGCATTTGAATCGGCACGTAAACGCCGTCATAAAGTAACCTCTATTGATAAAGCTAACGTATTACAAAGCTCTATTTTATGGCGTGAAGTTGTCACTGGGATCGCAAAAGAATATCCAGATGTTGAAATTCAGCATATGTATATTGATAACGCAACAATGCAGTTAATTAAAGATCCTTCTCAATTCGATGTGTTGCTGTGCTCCAATATTTTTGGCGATATTTTATCGGATGAATGCGCAATGATCACAGGCTCTATGGGGATGTTACCATCTGCCAGTGTTAACGAAGAGCGCTTTGGTTTATATGAACCCGCAGGAGGCTCTGCGCCTGATATAGCAGGTAAAAACATTGCAAACCCAATTGCACAAATTATGTCTGCCGCACTGTTATTACGCTATAGCTTTAATGAAGATAATGCAGCTCAAGCTATTGAAGATGCAATCACTCAAGTATTAGCAGAAGGCTATCGCACCGCAGATTTAGCCGGCAATGGCAGCGCAATCACAACCGCCGAAATGGGTGATCGTATCGCTCAGTATATTCGTGAAGGGGCATAA
- the leuC gene encoding 3-isopropylmalate dehydratase large subunit, whose amino-acid sequence MGKTLYQKIYDAHVVREVSDETPILYIDRHLVHEVTSPQAFDGLRTKGRPVRQPNKTFATMDHNVSTQTKDINACGDMARIQMQELMKNCQEFGVTLYDLNHPYQGIVHVMGPEQGLTLPGMTIVCGDSHTATHGAFGSLAFGIGTSEVEHVLATQTLKQSRAKTLKIEVQGKTAIGITAKDIVLAIIGKLGSAGGTGYIVEFAGEAIEALSMEGRMTLCNMAIEMGAKAGLVAPDDTTFDYLKGRQFAPKDQSWDEAVAYWRTLKSDNDATFDATVTINAADIAPQVTWGTNPGQVIAIDQIVPLLNSFNDPVERASAEKALAYMGLNEGVNLTDVTIDKVFIGSCTNSRIEDLRAAAEIAKGHKVAPHVQAIVVPGSGPVKAQAEAEGLDKIFIEAGFEWRLPGCSMCLAMNNDRLNPGERCASTSNRNFEGRQGRGGRTHLVSPAMAAAAAINGHFADIRTFSVAS is encoded by the coding sequence ATGGGTAAAACATTATATCAAAAAATTTATGATGCACATGTTGTCAGAGAAGTGAGTGATGAAACACCCATTTTGTATATCGATAGACATTTAGTGCATGAAGTGACATCACCTCAAGCCTTTGATGGGTTAAGAACAAAAGGTCGCCCTGTCCGTCAACCGAATAAAACCTTTGCAACAATGGATCACAACGTATCAACTCAAACTAAAGATATTAATGCTTGTGGTGATATGGCGAGAATTCAAATGCAAGAGTTGATGAAAAACTGCCAAGAATTTGGCGTTACGCTGTATGACTTAAACCATCCTTATCAAGGGATTGTTCACGTAATGGGGCCAGAGCAAGGCTTAACCTTACCGGGAATGACCATTGTTTGTGGTGACTCACATACTGCAACTCATGGTGCCTTTGGTTCATTAGCTTTTGGTATTGGAACTTCAGAAGTTGAACACGTTTTAGCAACTCAAACTTTAAAACAGTCTCGCGCTAAAACATTAAAAATTGAAGTTCAGGGTAAAACCGCTATTGGGATCACGGCGAAAGATATCGTATTAGCCATTATCGGCAAATTAGGTAGTGCCGGTGGTACGGGCTATATCGTTGAGTTTGCAGGTGAAGCCATTGAAGCATTAAGCATGGAAGGTCGAATGACTTTATGCAATATGGCGATTGAAATGGGGGCTAAAGCAGGCTTAGTAGCGCCAGATGACACCACTTTTGACTACTTAAAAGGGCGTCAATTTGCACCTAAAGATCAATCTTGGGATGAAGCCGTCGCTTATTGGAGAACCTTAAAATCTGACAATGATGCAACTTTCGATGCCACAGTCACTATTAATGCGGCTGATATTGCGCCACAAGTCACATGGGGTACCAATCCAGGGCAAGTTATTGCTATTGACCAAATAGTCCCATTATTAAATAGCTTTAATGATCCCGTTGAACGCGCTTCTGCTGAAAAAGCCTTGGCCTATATGGGATTAAATGAAGGCGTCAACTTAACAGATGTCACTATCGATAAAGTCTTTATTGGCTCTTGTACAAACTCACGTATTGAAGATTTACGAGCAGCTGCTGAAATCGCAAAAGGCCATAAAGTTGCGCCTCATGTTCAAGCGATTGTAGTTCCGGGTTCAGGCCCTGTTAAAGCGCAAGCTGAAGCAGAAGGCTTAGATAAAATCTTTATTGAAGCAGGTTTTGAATGGCGTTTACCGGGCTGTTCAATGTGTTTAGCGATGAATAACGACCGATTAAATCCGGGCGAACGTTGCGCATCCACCAGCAATCGTAATTTTGAAGGTCGCCAAGGTCGTGGAGGCCGAACACACTTAGTCAGTCCTGCAATGGCGGCAGCGGCAGCGATTAATGGTCATTTTGCAGATATTCGTACATTTTCTGTGGCATCTTAA
- the leuD gene encoding 3-isopropylmalate dehydratase small subunit has translation MMNKFTQHTGIAVPLDAANVDTDAIIPKQFLQKVTRTGFGKHLFHDWRFLDDEGTKPNPAFILNQPIYQGASILLARENFGCGSSREHAPWALTDYGFHAVIAPSFADIFYGNSFNNQLLPIKLSDDEVSQLFDWVKEHAGTPITVDLVAQEVRAGELHFSFEIDSFRRHCMIEGLDSIGLTLQHQDDISAYEAKQPAFMR, from the coding sequence ATAATGAATAAATTTACTCAACACACGGGTATTGCGGTTCCTTTAGATGCAGCAAATGTAGATACCGACGCCATTATTCCTAAGCAATTTTTGCAGAAAGTAACACGTACTGGCTTTGGTAAGCACCTATTTCATGATTGGCGTTTTTTGGATGATGAAGGCACTAAGCCTAATCCTGCGTTTATTTTGAATCAGCCAATTTACCAAGGTGCTTCTATTTTATTGGCACGAGAAAACTTTGGTTGTGGATCATCTCGTGAACACGCGCCTTGGGCATTAACTGATTATGGTTTTCACGCTGTTATCGCCCCTAGTTTTGCTGATATTTTTTACGGGAATTCATTTAACAATCAATTATTACCAATCAAATTAAGTGATGATGAAGTCTCACAATTATTTGATTGGGTAAAAGAACATGCAGGCACACCCATTACCGTAGATTTAGTGGCACAAGAGGTCAGAGCGGGTGAATTACATTTCTCTTTTGAAATCGATTCATTTCGCCGCCACTGCATGATTGAAGGGTTAGACAGCATTGGATTAACACTGCAACACCAAGATGATATTAGTGCTTACGAGGCAAAACAACCTGCCTTTATGCGCTAA